In Citrus sinensis cultivar Valencia sweet orange chromosome 2, DVS_A1.0, whole genome shotgun sequence, a single genomic region encodes these proteins:
- the LOC102626350 gene encoding 5'-adenylylsulfate reductase 1, chloroplastic-like, giving the protein MALAVTSSNSISSSSFALSSSSNDIKVSQIGSFRLVDRAHVASTSLSQRRSLVRPLNAEPKRNDSVVPLAATLATPEVAEKVEGEEDFEQFAKELENASPLEIMDRALEKFGNDIAIAFSGAEDVALIEYAHLTGRPFRVFSLDTGRLNPETYRFFDEVEKHFGIRIEYMFPDAVEVQALVRSKGLFSFYEDGHQECCRVRKVRPLRRALKGLRAWITGQRKDQSPGTRSEIPVVQVDPVFEGLEGGVGSLVKWNPVANVKGNDIWNFLRTMDVPINSLHSQGYISIGCEPCTRPVLPGQHEREGRWWWEDAKAKECGLHKGNIKQEDAAVNGNGNGAGNASEAVADIFNSQNLVTLNRTGMENLARLDHRQEPWLVVLYAPWCQFCQAMEGSYVELADKLAGNGVKVGKFRADGDQKEYAKQKLQLGSFPTILFFPKHSSKPIKYPSERRDVDSLMAFVDALR; this is encoded by the exons ATGGCCCTGGCTGTAActtcttcaaattcaatttcaagctCCAGTTTTGCTCTTTCTAGTTCTTCAAATGACATTAAAG TTTCACAAATCGGTTCTTTCCGGTTAGTGGACCGGGCACACGTGGCTTCCACGAGCCTCTCTCAACGACGTAGTTTAGTAAGACCGTTGAATGCCGAGCCAAAACGAAACGATTCCGTGGTGCCTCTGGCAGCAACTCTCGCTACCCCTG AAGTGGCGGAGAAAGTAGAAGGGGAGGAGGATTTTGAGCAATTTGCTAAGGAGCTTGAAAATGCGTCACCTCTTGAAATCATGGATAGAGCTCTTGAAAAGTTTGGAAATGACATAGCGATTGCTTTCAg TGGTGCTGAAGATGTTGCTTTGATCGAGTATGCCCATTTAACTGGTAGACCATTTAGGGTGTTTAGCCTGGATACTGGAAGGCTAAACCCAGAAACATATAGATTCTTTGACGAAGTTGAGAAACATTTTGGCATACGTATTGAATACATGTTTCCCGATGCTGTTGAAGTTCAGGCATTAGTGAGGAGCAAGGGGCTCTTCTCTTTCTATGAGGATGGGCACCAGGAGTGCTGCCGTGTGAGGAAAGTGAGGCCCCTTCGGAGGGCCCTCAAGGGATTGCGTGCCTGGATCACTGGCCAAAGGAAAGATCAGTCTCCAGGTACTAGGTCTGAAATCCCTGTAGTCCAGGTGGATCCAGTTTTTGAGGGGCTGGAAGGTGGGGTTGGCAGCCTGGTGAAGTGGAATCCAGTGGCTAATGTGAAGGGAAATGACATTTGGAACTTCCTTCGTACTATGGATGTGCCCATCAATTCCTTGCACTCACAAGGGTACATCTCAATTGGGTGTGAGCCATGCACAAGGCCTGTCCTTCCAGGACAGCATGAAAGAGAAGGAAGGTGGTGGTGGGAGGATGCCAAGGCTAAGGAGTGTGGCCTCCACAAAGGAAATATAAAACAGGAAGATGCAGCAGTGAATGGCAATGGTAATGGGGCTGGCAATGCAAGTGAAGCAGTTGCTGATATTTTCAACTCTCAGAACTTGGTGACTTTGAATAGAACAGGAATGGAGAATTTGGCAAGACTGGATCATCGACAAGAGCCATGGCTTGTTGTGCTGTATGCCCCATGGTGCCAATTCTGCCAG GCAATGGAAGGATCGTATGTTGAGCTGGCTGACAAGTTAGCAGGGAATGGTGTGAAGGTGGGCAAGTTCAGAGCAGATGGTGACCAGAAGGAATATGCAAAGCAAAAATTGCAGCTGGGAAGCTTCCCAACAATACTATTTTTCCCTAAACACTCTTCGAAGCCGATAAAGTACCCCTCAGAAAGGAGGGATGTAGATTCACTGATGGCTTTTGTGGATGCCCTCCGGTAA
- the LOC127900354 gene encoding uncharacterized protein LOC127900354: MSNRKRKLIVDEGDEESGDSGLNVPIPTDYLGPSSSVGPSHGRDTLEYPRPLVISPSPELELVGNRGGLASGSGENHSSGGVGVPEGVSDGEGSGSGPSRPAQKRKLGHRVEADSYPIDFMACATTPTDLFKLRNLYNIPNDVLLVVPGKGDVPSRPPQGYVTMHLESFKLGARLPLQRYFAKILGGMHLAPGQLHPNGWRVLSAMFVLWERCGLEEPSLVEVKHLYQLRSSPREAGWYYFMSSSAKRKPITGFPSSCKNWKNKFFFAGGKWCSALRSLGGDLYLPTQFVTPESWGLIGGLEDRPLLQVETALVNASTCQDLLSPTNLVGSGLVDIAAGMDNKILSAMSRKRGRAPSSSSNPPPPPKKPTVGPSKAPVPALPPPPPRKSGGEKTSDKSPEVSLQSGDRSSPLPSRDQGDYLSPYQKDYKKSVGPKMVKDIESMSLSELAASVQRVSFRLATMVSCYKTGSARHEKKLQADNQELKRKAESADRSREKLAELNKQIIELEEKVAVAESTSYKLEGELNDLKSDLQATQSERDTLRTALEGEIKSLSDQLAEEKGKSADVDDRLDAEYDSGVAFSYKCIMSVLTEEYPELDMSKLEIGVERYMAGAGQGDKEQGEQDRVEVPSGGVEEGDAGGRTFEMGQGSMPPPPGIADLPPPDVADPSLPGLADPSAAGAVDSAKL, translated from the exons ATGTCGAATCGGAAGAGGAAGTTAATTGTTGATGAGGGTGATGAAGAGTCAGGGGACTCAGGCCTCAATGTGCCAATACCCACTGATTACTTAGGCCCCTCCAGTAGTGTAGGTCCTTCCCATGGCAGGGATACCCTTGAATACCCACGCCCTTTGGTTATCTCTCCTTCCCCCGAACTAGAGCTTGTAGGGAATAGAGGTGGACTTGCGTCGGGCTCTGGTGAGAATCACAGTTCTGGTGGGGTTGGGGTCCCTGAAGGAGTTAGTGATGGTGAGGGAAGCGGTTCCGGACCAAGCAGACCTGCTCAGAAAAGGAAACTAGGCCATAGGGTGGAGGCTGATTCCTACCCTATTGATTTCATGGCTTGTGCCACCACCCCCACCGATCTATTTAAACTTAGGAATCTCTACAACATCCCCAACGATGTTCTTCTTGTAGTCCCTGGGAAGGGTGACGTTCCTAGTCGGCCTCCGCAGGGGTATGTGACGATGCACCTAGAGAGTTTTAAACTAGGAGCTCGGCTGCCCCTTCAGCGTTATTTTGCCAAGATATTGGGAGGTATGCACCTGGCCCCAGGTCAGCTACACCCGAACGGGTGGAGGGTTCTATCGGCTATGTTTGTGTTGTGGGAGAGGTGCGGGTTGGAGGAGCCTTCCCTTGTTGAAGTGAAGCATTTGTATCAGCTGCGGAGCAGCCCAAGGGAGGCGGGCTGGTACTACTTCATGTCCAGTTCTGCAAAGAGAAAGCCAATCACCGGTTTCCCCTCCTCGTGCAAGAATtggaagaacaaattcttctttgctggGGGAAAATGGTGTTCAGCACTTCGTTCGTTGGGTGGTGATCTTTACCTACCAACGCAGTTTGTCACCCCAG AGTCATGGGGTTTGATCGGGGGGCTTGAAGATCGACCCTTACTTCAGGTGGAAACTGCTCTGGTGAACGCTTCTACTTGCCAAGACCTCCTGTCTCCAACAAACTTGGTCGGTTCGGGCCTAGTGGATATAGCCGCTGGAATGGATAACAAGATCCTCAGCGCGATGAGCAGGAAGCGTGGTCGGGCCCCGAGCAGCTCCAGCaaccctcctcctcctccgaAGAAACCTACCGTCGGTCCTTCCAAGGCGCCTGTTCCTGCTCTGCCTCCTCCTCCACCTCGTAAGAGTGGTGGGGAGAAAACCTCGGACAAGAGTCCTGAGGTCAGCTTGCAATCTGGGGACCGATCTTCTCCTCTCCCATCTCGGGATCAAGGTGATTACCTGAGTCCATATCAGAAGGATTATAAAAAATCGGTTGGGCCTAAGATGGTGAAGGACATCGAGAGCATGAGCCTCTCCGAGTTGGCTGCTTCTGTTCAGAGAGTCTCCTTTAGGCTGGCCACAATGGTCTCGTGCTACAAGACCGGGTCCGCGCGTCATGAGAAGAAGCTTCAAGCTGACAATCAGGAGTTGAAAAGGAAAGCTGAATCTGCTGACCGCTCCAGGGAGAAACTAGCCGAGCTGAACAAGCAGATTATAGAGCTGGAGGAGAAAGTTGCGGTTGCTGAGTCCACTTCCTACAAGCTTGAGGGCGAGTTGAATGATCTGAAGTCCGATCTTCAGGCTACTCAAAGTGAGAGAGATACTCTGAGGACCGCCCTTGAGGGAGAGATCAAATCCCTGAGTGACCAGCTGGCTGAAGAGAAAGGCAAATCTGCTGATGTGGATGATCGGCTGGATGCTGAGTATGACTCCGGGGTTGCTTTCAGCTATAAGTGCATCATGTCTGTGCTCACGGAAGAATACCCCGAGCTCGATATGAGCAAGCTGGAGATTGGGGTGGAGAGATATATGGCTGGGGCCGGCCAGGGAGATAAGGAGCAGGGTGAGCAGGATCGGGTGGAGGTTCCTTCGGGTGGGGTGGAAGAGGGGGATGCTGGGGGACGCACTTTCGAAATGGGTCAAGGGTCCATGCCTCCTCCTCCCGGTATTGCTGATCTCCCACCTCCTGATGTTGCTGATCCCTCACTTCCCGGGCTCGCTGATCCTTCAGCCGCTGGAGCCGTTGACTCTGCTAAGCTTTGA